In Pongo pygmaeus isolate AG05252 chromosome 13, NHGRI_mPonPyg2-v2.0_pri, whole genome shotgun sequence, one genomic interval encodes:
- the CARD19 gene encoding caspase recruitment domain-containing protein 19 isoform X1, whose product MTDQTYCDRLVQDMPFLTGHGRLSEQQVDRIILQLNRYYPQILTNKEAEKFRNPKASLRVRLCDLLSHLQRSGERDCQEFYRALYIHAQPLHSRLPSRHALQNSDCTELDSGSQSGELSNRGPMSFLAGLGLAVGLALLLYCYPPDPKGLPGTRRVLGFSPVIIDRHVSRYLLAFLADDLGVL is encoded by the exons ATCAGACCTATTGTGACCGCCTGGTGCAGGACATGCCTTTCCTGACAGGCCACGGGCGCTTGAGTGAGCAGCAGGTGGACAGGATCATCCTCCAGCTGAACCGTTACTACCCACAGATCCTTACCAACAAGGAGGCGGAAAAG TTCCGTAACCCCAAGGCATCCTTGCGTGTGCGGCTCTGTGACCTCCTGAGCCACCTGCAGCGGAGCGGTGAGCGGGACTGCCAGGAGTTCTACCGAGCCCTGTATATCCATGCCCAGCCCCTGCACAGCCGCCTGCCCAGCCGCCACGCTCTGC AGAACTCAGATTGCACAGAGCTAGACTCGGGCAGCCAGAGCGGCGAGCTGAGTAACAGGG GACCCATGAGCTTCCTGGCTGGCCTGGGCCTTGCTGTGGGACTGGCCCTGCTCCTGTACTGCTATCCGCCAG ACCCCAAGGGCCTGCCAGGGACCAGGCGCGTCCTCGGTTTCTCGCCTGTCATCATCGACAGACATGTCAGCCGCTACCTGCTGGCCTTCCTGGCAGATGACCTAGGGGTGCTCTGA
- the CARD19 gene encoding caspase recruitment domain-containing protein 19 isoform X2, whose product MTDQTYCDRLVQDMPFLTGHGRLSEQQVDRIILQLNRYYPQILTNKEAEKFRNPKASLRVRLCDLLSHLQRSGERDCQEFYRALYIHAQPLHSRLPSRHALRPMSFLAGLGLAVGLALLLYCYPPDPKGLPGTRRVLGFSPVIIDRHVSRYLLAFLADDLGVL is encoded by the exons ATCAGACCTATTGTGACCGCCTGGTGCAGGACATGCCTTTCCTGACAGGCCACGGGCGCTTGAGTGAGCAGCAGGTGGACAGGATCATCCTCCAGCTGAACCGTTACTACCCACAGATCCTTACCAACAAGGAGGCGGAAAAG TTCCGTAACCCCAAGGCATCCTTGCGTGTGCGGCTCTGTGACCTCCTGAGCCACCTGCAGCGGAGCGGTGAGCGGGACTGCCAGGAGTTCTACCGAGCCCTGTATATCCATGCCCAGCCCCTGCACAGCCGCCTGCCCAGCCGCCACGCTCTGC GACCCATGAGCTTCCTGGCTGGCCTGGGCCTTGCTGTGGGACTGGCCCTGCTCCTGTACTGCTATCCGCCAG ACCCCAAGGGCCTGCCAGGGACCAGGCGCGTCCTCGGTTTCTCGCCTGTCATCATCGACAGACATGTCAGCCGCTACCTGCTGGCCTTCCTGGCAGATGACCTAGGGGTGCTCTGA
- the NINJ1 gene encoding ninjurin-1 isoform X1, producing the protein MDSGTEEYELNGGLPPGTPGSPDASPARWGWRHGPINVNHYANKKSAAESMLDIALLMANASQLKAVVEQGPSFAFYVPLVVLISISLALQIGVGVLLIFLGPWMLPALQLSCPTPGAAVPVRCPPPCTWHYPDCQSPGWPHLHHVPGPALALTVTKHHAGGHSCLSAAVPRRQLPPGTWGLATIAQRVRTGQPQRPVPREGSRPTQGHTAGPWMGWMRDQGQPLSQDIPEGQGDVPPSPEAPASPPPVGPVRVALVTPASIYFLTQGPCTARTAFDPTDGHWLWF; encoded by the exons CCGGCCCGCTGGGGCTGGAGGCACGGGCCCATCAACGTGAACCATTACGCCAACAAGAAGAGCGCAGCCGAGAGCATGCTGGACATCGCGCTGCTGATGGCCAACGCGTCCCAGCTGAAGGCCGTCGTGGAACAGGGCCCCAGCTTCGCCTTCTATGTGCCCCTGGTGGTCCTCATCTCCATCTCCCTTGCACTGCAGATCGGCGTGGGGGTGCTGCTCATCTTCCTTG GACCCTGGATGCTGCCTGCCCTGCAACTCAGCTGCCCGACCCCAGGAGCCGCCGTACCTGTGAGGTGTCCACCTCCCTGCACATGGCACTACCCAGACTGCCagagcccaggctggcctcatcTGCACCATGTCCCCGGGCCAGCCCTTGCTCTGACTGTGACCAAGCACCATGCAGGAGGCCACTCTTGTCTCTCAGCAGCTGTTCCCAGGAGGCAGCTCCCTCCTGGCACATGGGGGCTGGCCACAATAGCCCAGAGGGTCAGAACTGGACAGCCGCAGAGACCTGTGCCTAGAGAAGGGTCTCGACCCACTCAAGGACACACAGCAGGTCCGTGGATGGGCTGGATGAGGGACCAGGGCCAGCCTCTGTCTCAGGACATTCCAGAAGGACAAGGAGATGTCCCTCCCTCTCCCGAAGCACCAGCGTCCCCGCCTCCCGTGGGCCCTGTCCGGGTTGCCCTGGTGACCCCAGCCTCTATCTACTTCCTAACCCAGGGACCCTGCACAGCCAGAACTGCCTTTGACCCTACTGATGGCCACTGGCTCTGGTTTTAA